A window from Cryptomeria japonica chromosome 1, Sugi_1.0, whole genome shotgun sequence encodes these proteins:
- the LOC131027403 gene encoding non-specific lipid-transfer protein 1 has product MEGRSISVMIMVMMMMVVVMIVGAGAAGGDECGRAIQAISPCLTYLINGDPVPEKNSPCCRGVTDLYAHATSTPLIQRVCNCIKTAAARSDLNDQALQNLAPSCGLHLNFTISGDIDCSTIHV; this is encoded by the exons atGGAAGGAAGAAGCATTTCAGTGATGataatggtgatgatgatgatggtggtggtgatgatagTGGGAGCAGGAGCCGCAGGAGGAGATGAGTGTGGGAGAGCAATCCAGGCGATATCACCATGCTTGACCTATCTTATCAATGGGGATCCGGTGCCTGAAAAGAACAGCCCTTGTTGCAGAGGTGTCACCGACTTATATGCGCACGCCACTTCCACTCCCCTTATACAGAGAGTGTGCAATTGTATCAAGACCGCGGCCGCTAGATCTGATCTCAATGATCAAGCTCTCCAAAATCTCGCTCCTTCATGTGGTCTTCACCTTAACTTCACGATTTCCGGGGACATTGATTGTTCAAC GATCCATGTTTAA
- the LOC131027404 gene encoding non-specific lipid-transfer protein, whose amino-acid sequence MEGRSIAVMIMVVMMVVVVIVGAEAAGGDECGRAIQAISPCLSYLINGQSVPEKNSPCCRGVTNLYAHATSTPLIQRVCNCIKTAASTYNLNDQALQNLAPACGLHLSFTISKNIDCSKIHV is encoded by the exons atgGAAGGAAGAAGCATTGCAGTGATGATAatggtggtgatgatggtggtggtggtgatagTGGGAGCAGAAGCCGCAGGAGGAGATGAGTGTGGGAGAGCAATCCAGGCGATATCACCATGCTTGAGTTATCTTATCAATGGGCAGTCGGTGCCTGAAAAGAACAGCCCTTGTTGCAGAGGTGTCACAAACTTATATGCGCACGCCACTTCCACTCCCCTTATACAGAGAGTGTGCAATTGTATCAAGACCGCGGCTTCTACATATAATCTCAATGATCAAGCTCTCCAAAATCTCGCTCCTGCATGTGGTCTCCACCTTAGCTTCACGATTTCCAAGAACATTGATTGTTCAAA GATCCATGTCTGA